ATACTCGAATAACAATATGCACAACAGAGGTTTTAGTGACTACATCTACACTTGAAGAGTGGAAATATTTTTCAACAAATAATAAAGAGGGGACGACCCAAATGGATCCGGGTGAAGCTTCGATGGGCTCACTATGGTTTGTCTACGTTGAAGCTTcctccatcatcatcgaccTCGCGGTCGATATTCACATGGATGCGTTTCATGGGCATACTACCGATAGTCTGGACGGGACCGCTTATACCGCTCGCGATGGACTTCTGGCTATCTGCATGGGACTGCAACTTGATGCGGAGCGTGATGGTGTTAAACGTGATAGCCTATACACAGCAAGTTCATCAATCATCAATGCGTGGTCGACGGAATGATACATCACGAAGCTAAAAGGTAAATCATACTTACCACGATGGGGGTTACACTCTCCAACAGAATGTATTGCGCATTAATGTTGTTGCAGTAAAGTGCAAGTAACACGATCTCGACGATCAGCTGGAGCGCCGCAGACTCGACTAGGATGCGCAAAATTGACAGTAATCTACCTTGTCCGACATGATAGTTGGCCGATCGCCTGTGCGTGATGTAGATCCGCCAACTCATGAGACCGGTGGTCATGATATTGAGGACGACCGCAATGGAGTAGAACGTTTTGATCCAGGAGTTCAGACGCGGGAGGAAGACGGTGGCGGTGGGGTCGACGGAACTGTAGGTGCCACATACGACGTATCCAGCGCCGATGTTTACCATGAGGAGTATAGTGGGCAAGATGATAATCTTCCAGTCGAAACTCCAAAGGACCCATGTCCTGTAGATCTAAGAACAAATATGCATGAGGTAAATAATCAACGTGGATGAATTGAAAGGAACGTACAGCGGCCGCGcttccaaaattctcttgcGTAGCGTAGATGGTATCTTTGAGAATATGATCCCACTTTCTAAGGTTACCAATGTAACCAACTGGGCCTCCGGGATCGAGACGGTAGTCTACGTATCCTCGCAGGAGGCGGAAGCCATTCATAGCAAGATGGAATGTAGCCATGAAAAACATGACCCCGGAAATGATAATCATACCCTAATGAACACCagaaaaaaaggatgagATCCTCAACTCAAGTATTCATAGCAAGTAGTTGCTCACCGTCGTATGACGATCACGCTTAGATCCAACACGACTATAGCTGGCCGAGAAATATACAAACATCGTCGCGCCAAAGATGCAACATAGGAATCCTGGCGCCAAGCTACACGTAAGCCCCACAACCAAGAAGTCGCGGTGTTTATGACATACCATAGACGATCGCCTGCAAAGATACCGTCAGCGTCAAATGAAATGACGTCTAGGTCCATGAACATAACTCACCTCTACCCATGTGGCCAAAAGGAATGTTTTTTCAAGAGAGAGTTGTGCCATTGCGGACGAGGTGGGGTTGTCGGAGGGAAAGACGACAGACACTCCTCGGGCAAGTCAAACTGGGGCAGGGTATTATAACCAAAACCCGGAATACAGGCTGCATAAAAACGAATGCTCTCATTTATGGGGATGCGGTCGATTTTCTAAAGATAGTGGAGGGGGAATTAGTAAATCGTTCTATGTCACTGTGAAGCAGGGACTTCCAATCCCTGAACGAATCAACAAATGGGACAGACATCGACAGTTTGCTTCCAATCAGGGCTTCCAGTTTCCATGAACTCCAGATGCACCCACCCGGTTTCCTGAAAGCGTGGGAGCGCTCACGCTTGCCGTTGGTCAGTTCTTTACGTCCAGCCGAGAATGCCAAATCTGATGAACCGGTTCAGTTCGATGATGCTTTAGGCGCAAGTCAGTTAGTGCCAATCTCACATCCATGCCTGATACGCGTTAAAATACCTGATAAAATACAGAGGAGCTTTGTCTATCGCCTACAGCTTTTATGTCttgggaatttttttttcccgAGCTCTGGCCAGATATATTCCCGTTGCCACAGATTACTTCTCCAAGTGCGAAAAGAAGACGGCCGCAAAGACAAGCGAATTTCATTCAGCACACTTAGACTGCGGggtcttttttttcacttaTGAGCTGTTAATAGCTCCGTAGATTCTTGAATATACGTCGAAGTCTATCATCTAATCAAGCTATGTGAACATAtctaaagaaagaaaattttcATGGTTGCCACGAAGGCGTTCCAGAATCCAGAATACACATAGCATGGTACACGCGATTGTTTTCGTTCATTTCGTTAAGTTCGTGATTCACAATATTGTACACTACAAGACATGTGGATGAGCATTCTGTGTTCAATCAGAAAGCGACCAGTTTTGATGCTGCTTTCAGACTCTCTGACGATTCCTTGATCAATTCCCGAACAACATCCTATCATGCCATTATAAGTCTGTTCCGTCAAGTTGAAACAAATAAATACTCACTCCTGCAGGGGTGATTTTGTTAGTGAGtccgacaccgacaccggcCCAAATGATCAATCGGTTTTTATCCTGAGTAGCTGCACTTTGTTCAAATCTCTCCAATCGTTGCTCAAGACTGAGACCTTCGGAAACGTCCTTCATGATATCATTCGCAATTGCACGTCCGTTGTGCTTGGGGGGCCAGTAGTTCGTCTTTCCGACCTCATCAAATGCAAGTGTGCGAACAGTAGCGTTGTTTCCAGCGGCAACGATAACTTCCTTCATAGCTGGGCTGTAGATGCACTCGTCGGTAAACAAAAAGCGCGTTCCAAGTACAACGCCCGCCGCTCCCATGGTTAGAAGGGCGGAAATTTGTTTGCCGGTTGAAATACCACCTGCAGCAACTACGAGGGGACCGTTAGGAAGGGCATCAAGGATAGCCTGTAGCAAGGTGAAAAGCGGGGGCGCCTCTGATCCTCCATGGCCACCTGCTTCTATGCCTAGAATACAAATTCCTGTCAGAACCACCGTGAAGAATGCCCCAAACTCCATCAAACTCACCTTGTGCTACGATTACATCGACCTTCCACTCGTTTGCAGCGCGAACGGCATCTTCAACCGAGTTGACGATTACAAAAATAATAGTCTTGTGGTCCCGTTTTGCGTCGAACGCGTGGATTTGGGCAACATATTTCCCCAGATCGACACCGAAGGCTAACCAGAGGGCAACGGGCTTCTCTTCTAGAATGGCATGAAGGCGTGGGTCTGGCGACGATTCAGTCATGTCGAGGATCCATCCAATACAACCAATGCCAATTGGCACCGGCTGATCTGGGGCAATGTTGAGATTTTTTCTCATCAATGCGAAATTCTCCTTGAGCTCCGCCGAAGAGAAGAAACCTGAGGGTGTTAGTTTGTGTGAATATTTTTTACCAGACGCCACACGTTCTCACCTGCTCCCATGAAACCGAAAGCGCCAGCCTTGCTTACGGCGCTAGCTAGCACTCCAGTGCTGGCAAACGCCATGGGTGCTGAGAGAATGGGGGCATCAATCTCTTTTAACGAGCATCAAATTAGCTTCAGAATACGTGTATTATCTATAGAAGAACGTACTGAGCAGGTCGGTCAACGGGGTGCGAATTTGAGGCATGGCGAAGAATCAATGAATAGTGTATAGCAGAAAGATGGTTGATAAAAGCCATCTTTATGACCCAGCTGCTTTTATCGCTGACTAAATGATGGGAGCCTGATGCCGAGGACAGGGCAGTAGTCAGTCGTAACTAGGTTTGGATCCTCAACAAGTCCGTGCAATGATTTGAGAAGATCAACATCGCTTCCGAGTCTTTGATCGTGATAAACGTTCCTGGGATAAACTATCCTCCCAGGCTTACGTCAAGTTCATTCATGTCCGAATTGATATGTTTACTTGATGTTAACATATGTAGTAACGCCTCGTATGAAAAATTTCCTTCTATTTCTTAATCGCCTCCCTCCATCTCTCATCTAGTTTCACGCAACATACTGAGCCCGTGCAAAACGAGATAGCTGGTATGCTGCTGATAGTACGAATCCAAAACAATCGAATTACATGAGGCACTTCCCCACGGCATGTTATTCGGCCATCAATTGACTTGTGATGCCATCAAAACAATTAAATTTCCACACGGACTCCGACTTCCACCACTATTCAAATACAAATCTCCTTATTCCTGTTCCCACAAGGTCGAGATCCTATGGGTCACTACTCGACAACTACTTAGGCGAAATTCTCTGTGCACTAGACTATGAGCTAGAGAAGTAGCTGTTATCTTAGTCCGACTTCGACCTTGACTAGAAGCAGATGCAATTGAGTTACAAAAGGGAGTTCGAGTGCAATGCACTGTGTTCAAGTTGAATCAATGAAACTTGGATAAGTTGGTCTTTTTGTACCACGAAAGGCAGGATCTGTCAGATCCAGGTGTGTTTAAAAATAATTTCAGGAAGACAATTGTTGTACGAGCGTTTAAACGGCTTCATTATAATGTTAATGATAACTAGTGTAAATATGTAAAATTATACGCCAGGGAAGAAATTAAGAATTATTAGCCTATCTATTATATGTGAACACGATTTCTGTTCATTACTCTTGTACCTTTGAATGGAAAATATGGAGTAAACTACAAGGTTGTCTCTTCTACGGCGTTAATAATGTCCACGACTCCCTCGAATCGTGGAGTAAGACGAAGTCTATATGGAAGTGGAGTACGGCCAGATAATCCGTCGTATTCTTCAAGAGAGATTGGCTCATCAGGAAGCGCATTGAAGTCGAATGACCATAATAAACGTGATATAGCCAACCAAAGCTCTCGCTCTGCGGCAGGTAGACCTGGACATATTCTCCGTCTTATGATTAAACATCAGACGAAATTTTCTGA
This portion of the Psilocybe cubensis strain MGC-MH-2018 chromosome 12, whole genome shotgun sequence genome encodes:
- a CDS encoding Nitronate monooxygenase — encoded protein: MPQIRTPLTDLLKIDAPILSAPMAFASTGVLASAVSKAGAFGFMGAGFFSSAELKENFALMRKNLNIAPDQPVPIGIGCIGWILDMTESSPDPRLHAILEEKPVALWLAFGVDLGKYVAQIHAFDAKRDHKTIIFVIVNSVEDAVRAANEWKVDVIVAQGIEAGGHGGSEAPPLFTLLQAILDALPNGPLVVAAGGISTGKQISALLTMGAAGVVLGTRFLFTDECIYSPAMKEVIVAAGNNATVRTLAFDEVGKTNYWPPKHNGRAIANDIMKDVSEGLSLEQRLERFEQSAATQDKNRLIIWAGVGVGLTNKITPAGDVVRELIKESSESLKAASKLVAF